Proteins from a single region of Oreochromis niloticus isolate F11D_XX linkage group LG7, O_niloticus_UMD_NMBU, whole genome shotgun sequence:
- the minar2 gene encoding UPF0258 protein KIAA1024-like: MDISALPNNNHPEKFLQLDVGMLPATHSMFQVGAVMSSYLTSVAYSSIENVKAGWIENSPLSPQREPRVTTKSSSVPHPDWSPVVFVDRYLEKHITPSTLKTNIRQNPLYMDVKSVIEQNETSHPSWTVKDYDSQTNHRNLADYLQEEDKTPKDLDFWLEDLYTPGFDSLLKRKEAERRRRLCKIISSIIVIVCALLLFIALAVVLQKNI, encoded by the exons ATGGATATTTCTGCTTTGCCCAACAACAACCACCCAGAGAAATTCCTCCAGCTAGACGTTGGGATGCTGCCAGCCACACACAGCATGTTTCAGGTTGGGGCAGTAATGTCCA GCTATCTAACCAGTGTAGCCTACAGCTCCATAGAAAATGTTAAAGCTGGATGGATTGAGAATTCTCCTCTGTCTCCACAGAGGGAGCCAAGGGTAACAACCAAAAGCAGTTCTGTGCCACACCCAGACTGGAGTCCTGTGGTGTTTGTGGACAGATACCTGGAGAAGCACATCACTCCATCCACTCTGAAGACCAACATCAGACAGAACCCTCTGTACATGGATGTAAAATCAGTGATTGAGCAGAATGAGACATCACACCCTTCCTGGACTGTCAAGGACTATGACAGTCAAACAAACCATAGAAATCTTGCAGACTATTTACAG gAAGAGGACAAGACTCCTAAAGATCTGGATTTCTGGCTCGAGGATCTCTACACACCGGGATTTGATTCTTTACTGAAGAGGAAAGAAGCAGAGCGCAGAAGAAGACTCTGTAAAATTATCTCTTCAATCATTGTGATTGTTTGtgcacttcttctttttattgcaCTAGCTGTGGTTCTCCAAAAAAACATCTGA